The Candidatus Glassbacteria bacterium genomic sequence GCACGCCCTGGCTCAGCAGCAGGGTGGTCAGAAAACTTTTTACCTGGCGAGACCTCAGTTTTTCTATTTCCTTGTCATCCGATGGCCCCTCGACACCGAAATTCATGCTGAGGTTGTGGTTGTCTCCGTCGCGGCTTTCCTCGCCGTTGGCCTCGTTGTGCTTTTTCAGGTAGCTCACCAGATCGTTGAGCGTAAACCCGTCGTGGCTGGTGATAAAATTGATCGAGTTGCGGGGCAGCTTTCCGCTGGAGGTGTAGATGTCGCTGGAGCCGGTGATCCGCGAGGCCAGCCCGTTGCGGCTCTTGCGCTCGCCGCGCCAGAACCGGCGGACGTCATCACGGAAACGGCCGTTCCACTCGCTCCAGCGCCTGCCGGGGAAACTGCCCACCTGGTAGGCCCCGGCGGCGTCCCACGCCTCGGCGATTATTTTCACGTGGCGCAGGATCGGATCCTCGGAAATCGACTCCAGCAGCGGCGGGTTGACCAGCATCTCACCCCGGCTGTCGCGGCCCAGGATACTGGCCAGGTCGAACCGGAACCCGTCGACATGCATCTCCACCACCCAGTAGCGCAGGCAGTTGCGGATGAAAGAGCGAACAACGGGGTGGTTGCAGTTGAACGTATTGCCGCAGCCTGAGTAGTTCTTGTACCTGGAGCGGTCTTCTTCATCGAGGATGTAATAGATCGAGTTATCCAGCCCGCGGAAATTGAGAGTGGGGCCGGTCTCGTTGCCCTCGGCGGTGTGGTTGAACACTACGTCGAGGATCACCTCGATCCCAGCGGCGTGAAGAGCCCTGACCATCGTTTTGAACTCGCTCACCGCCGCGCCGGAAAGTTCATCGCCCACGGCGTATTCCTTGTTCGGCGCATAGAACAGCACCGGGCTGTAGCCCCAGTAGTTTTTCAGCTTTTCGCCGGTTGAGGGGTCGCGGCGGATCAGCTCGTGCTCGTTGAACTCGTGGACCGGCAGCAGCTCGACAGCGGTCACGCCCAGGCTTTTGAGGTAGTCGATCTTCCCGGCCACTCCCAGAAACGTTCCCGGCTCTGCCGCTCCGCTGGATTCATGGCGGGTGAACCCCCGCACGTGCATCTCGTAGATCACGCTGTCCTCCAGCGGCACCGCCGGAGGACAGTCGTCGCCCCAGTCGAAGGAGTTGTCCGCCACCAGGCACTTGGGCGGCAGCAGGTTGGACGGCAGGCGCTCCCGGTCCGCTCCGTTGATGCTCTGGCCGATCTCCCAGTGGTAGCCGCCGGCCACCGCCTGGGCGAACGGGTCCATCAGCGCCACCCGCAGGTTGAACCTGTGGCCCTCTGACGGCTCCCAGGGACCATCGACACGCCAGTTATAGAGCAGGCCCGGCCCGGCCCCGGTCAGTTCGAGATGCCAGATATCCCCCGTGCGGTTGGTTACGGGATCGAGCTGGATCTCTCGCGACGGCCCGTTGTCGTCGGCACCGGCGTAGAGCAGGAGGCTGACCGCTGTTGCATTGCGGCTGAACACACTCAGGCGCACGCCACCGGGGGTCAGGTACACACCCAGGGGCAGGGGGTGGCCGGGGGCAAGGCCGTAGCTGTCGATCCCTTTTCCTTTACCTATTACCGCCATTTTCATTCAGTCCCGTCTTCATTGACCCTACTTGCGCACCTTGAGAAACGTCGCCACGCCCGCCACGGCGAACAACACATTACTGCCCCAGGCGGCCATGAGCGGCGATATCACTTCGCTGTAGCCCATGCTGCGGAAAATGTAATAACTGCCCATGAACAGCATATAGACCACCACGCCCAGGGCGATCCCCACCCCCGGACCCATCCGGCGGCGGGTGACCGCCAGCGGTGCGCCGAACAGGACAATGATGAAATTCGCAACGGGCAGCGAGGTCTTGAACCACAGCTCAGTCTCGGCTCGGGCGGTGCGAAGGCCGTTGCGGTAGAGCCGGCGGATTTCCTTCTTAAGCTCGGCGAAAGTCATCTGCTGTGGATCGCGGGATTCGACCACGAAATCGGCCGGACGCTCTTTAAGCCCTGTCAGCACCATCTCCTCGAACCTCACCACCTGCTCCTCCCGGCCGCCAGCGGGGAA encodes the following:
- the glgX gene encoding glycogen debranching protein GlgX, which translates into the protein MKMAVIGKGKGIDSYGLAPGHPLPLGVYLTPGGVRLSVFSRNATAVSLLLYAGADDNGPSREIQLDPVTNRTGDIWHLELTGAGPGLLYNWRVDGPWEPSEGHRFNLRVALMDPFAQAVAGGYHWEIGQSINGADRERLPSNLLPPKCLVADNSFDWGDDCPPAVPLEDSVIYEMHVRGFTRHESSGAAEPGTFLGVAGKIDYLKSLGVTAVELLPVHEFNEHELIRRDPSTGEKLKNYWGYSPVLFYAPNKEYAVGDELSGAAVSEFKTMVRALHAAGIEVILDVVFNHTAEGNETGPTLNFRGLDNSIYYILDEEDRSRYKNYSGCGNTFNCNHPVVRSFIRNCLRYWVVEMHVDGFRFDLASILGRDSRGEMLVNPPLLESISEDPILRHVKIIAEAWDAAGAYQVGSFPGRRWSEWNGRFRDDVRRFWRGERKSRNGLASRITGSSDIYTSSGKLPRNSINFITSHDGFTLNDLVSYLKKHNEANGEESRDGDNHNLSMNFGVEGPSDDKEIEKLRSRQVKSFLTTLLLSQGVPMILAGDEFRRTQRGNNNAYCQDNEISWIDWALAEENSRLVEFTRRLIALRKAHPIFRRSSFFTGGDHDNDGRADIEWYEAGGGPVRWSDSRPCLACRLDGSAPETGAESDDRDFYLMFNAGRGKHGFHLPEPGEGRQWCLVLDTADEEGLPHLDGGDVLADQGVYRVAGHACALLAAG